From one Octopus bimaculoides isolate UCB-OBI-ISO-001 chromosome 1, ASM119413v2, whole genome shotgun sequence genomic stretch:
- the LOC106870561 gene encoding serine/threonine-protein kinase 17B has product MNGCNAHVAMGCNRVAEEKVDIFSPRTPINTEPLTSKYSIQGELGRGKFAVVKRCVNLQTNEEVAAKFIRKRRRGKNCRDQILREIVMLELSRPHHRVVDLIEVFESPTEMILITEYCSGGELFHECVIEESFKESDVVRLLGEILEGVLFLHRKNILHLDLKPQNILLTKPFPEGNIKICDLGLACLVNDGEDIREIVGTPDYVAPEVLSYEPLGLSTDMWSLGVLTYVMLSACSPFDGESKQETYLNISQVNLDFPDYLFESISYGAIDFMKNLLIKDPRCRMDAAQCLTHAWIKGEHVPHPIESNQEEEEEEEEEEEEGEEKEVEETDTKNNEDKQKEVNSVLQSQPSVECEPSCDVPKPEQKTEDKHEKECLIDKRDVGENSKAEHPLLSETAEGGALKKHEKKLEAKDASFINNENSPSNPLNGDFSEEDSGCVDSVNNGLTCINDLD; this is encoded by the exons aGGCAAATTTGCAGTTGTGAAAAGGTGTGTCAACCTACAGACAAATGAAGAAGTTGCTGCCAAGTTTATTCGCAAGAGGCGTCGAGGGAAAAACTGCCGGGATCAGATATTACGGGAGATTGTAATGTTAGAGTTGTCTCGACCCCATCATCGAGTTGTGGACCTCATAGAAGTGTTTGAAAGTCCAACAGAGATGATACTCATCACTGAATA TTGTTCGGGTGGAGAATTATTCCATGAATGTGTTATAGAAGAATCTTTCAAAGAAAGTGATGTGGTGCGATTATTAGGTGAAATTCTTGAAGGTGTCTTATTCCTACACCGTAAAAATATTCTGCACCTTGATCTCAAG CCTCAGAATATTTTGTTGACAAAGCCATTCCCTGAAGGCAATATCAAAATCTGTGATTTGGGCTTAGCTTGTCTTGTCAATGATGGTGAAGACATTCGAGAAATTGTTGGAACACCTGATTATGTTGCTCCAGAAGTATTAAGTTACGAACCACTTGGATTATCTACAGATATGTG gAGTCTTGGAGTGCTAACTTATGTTATGTTATCTGCTTGTTCCCCCTTTGATGGGGAAAGCAAACAGGAAACATACTTGAATATATCTCAGGTAAACCTTGATTTTCCTGACTATTTGTTTGAATCAATCAGTTATGGTGCCATTGATTTTATGAAGAATTTGCTCATCAAAGATCCAAG ATGCCGGATGGATGCTGCACAGTGTTTGACTCATGCTTGGATAAAAGGAGAACACGTACCACATCCAATAGAATCTAaccaagaagaggaggaggaagaagaggaggaggaggaagaaggtgAAGAGAAGGAAGTTGAAGAGACTGATACTAAAAATAATGAGGATAAACAGAAAGAGGTGAACTCTGTTCTACAGAGTCAACCTTCAGTGGAATGTGAACCTAGCTGTGATGTGCCTAAACCAGAACAGAAGACAGAAGACAAACATGAAAAAGAATGTTTGATAGATAAAAGAGATGTTGGGGAGAACAGTAAAGCCGAACATCCTTTACTTAGTGAAACAGCAGAAGGGGGTGCGCTtaaaaaacatgagaaaaaactAGAAGCAAAAGATGCAAGCTTTATCAATAATGAAAACTCCCCATCTAATCCTCTCAATGGAGATTTCAGTGAAGAAGATTCTGGTTGTGTGGACTCTGTTAATAATGGTTTAACCTGCATTAATGATTTGGACTGA